The Pseudomonas asiatica genome has a segment encoding these proteins:
- a CDS encoding DUF3883 domain-containing protein: protein MPQLSLLKSPAAVQAAMDEFSHLGRVAFLKRYGFGKSRDYMVRNPRTGEPCDSKAIVGVAFGKQFPNQGVLRAEDFSGGEMTVVPLLQALGFDVIRIGEDWTENEVQATVADYFEMLRLEADGLAFNKSEHNELLRKQLRGRSKASVELKHQNISAVLAGMGLPFIQGYKPRGNSQLLLRKAVQDYVRRHSADVGKIVDGLEEVKTPAQRSYSAVLVEAPVMEERRKLVAPTRNRQRLPRKLDYAARDEANRKLGRLGEDWVIGYEQHRLTEMGHPELFQKLEWISDTQGDGAGYDILSFESDVHHRYIEVKATNGGISSPFIVSHNELEFSAEAGNQFYLYRVFQLGGEPKLFILQGDLSSQLYLKPLDFRASFREYFQ from the coding sequence GTGCCCCAGCTTTCCCTCCTGAAAAGCCCCGCCGCCGTACAGGCTGCAATGGATGAGTTTTCGCATCTGGGTCGGGTGGCGTTCCTCAAACGCTATGGTTTCGGTAAGTCCAGAGACTACATGGTTCGCAACCCTCGAACCGGGGAGCCATGCGACTCGAAGGCGATCGTGGGTGTTGCCTTTGGTAAGCAGTTTCCTAATCAAGGCGTGCTTAGGGCCGAGGATTTCTCTGGCGGTGAAATGACCGTGGTTCCGCTGCTCCAGGCTTTGGGTTTTGACGTTATACGGATTGGGGAGGATTGGACGGAAAATGAGGTCCAGGCCACGGTCGCTGACTATTTCGAAATGCTCCGTTTAGAAGCTGATGGCTTGGCGTTCAACAAGTCCGAGCACAACGAACTCTTGCGCAAGCAGTTGAGAGGCCGAAGCAAAGCGTCCGTAGAGCTTAAGCACCAGAACATCAGTGCTGTACTCGCAGGCATGGGCCTGCCTTTTATCCAAGGCTACAAACCGCGCGGCAACAGCCAATTATTATTGCGGAAGGCTGTTCAAGATTACGTGCGTCGACATTCGGCAGATGTGGGCAAGATTGTCGATGGGTTGGAGGAGGTGAAGACTCCGGCACAGAGGTCTTACTCGGCAGTGCTGGTCGAAGCTCCGGTTATGGAAGAGCGGCGCAAGCTGGTTGCACCGACACGTAATCGACAACGTCTACCGCGCAAGCTTGACTACGCCGCTCGGGACGAAGCGAATCGAAAACTTGGACGATTGGGCGAGGATTGGGTGATTGGTTATGAGCAGCATCGCCTGACTGAGATGGGGCATCCTGAGTTGTTCCAAAAGCTGGAGTGGATCTCGGACACGCAAGGTGATGGTGCTGGCTACGACATTCTATCGTTTGAGAGCGATGTTCACCATCGCTATATCGAGGTAAAGGCGACGAATGGAGGGATCTCATCTCCATTTATTGTGAGTCATAATGAATTGGAGTTCTCTGCAGAAGCAGGGAATCAGTTTTACCTTTATCGAGTTTTCCAGCTTGGCGGCGAGCCGAAGCTTTTTATCTTGCAAGGCGATCTATCGAGTCAGCTTTACCTAAAACCATTGGATTTTAGGGCAAGCTTCCGTGAGTATTTTCAATAA
- a CDS encoding DUF3077 domain-containing protein, translating to MTTEETKFTVGKTTFYQGENQTHPLFRIEAGIPCQSAREQASELMGYARDMTLDGLMEDKPQLIWASHYLCALAKALMDDAELGMMKNH from the coding sequence ATGACCACAGAAGAAACCAAATTCACCGTCGGCAAAACCACCTTCTACCAAGGGGAAAACCAGACCCATCCGCTGTTCCGCATCGAAGCTGGCATCCCCTGCCAGAGCGCCCGCGAACAAGCCTCGGAGCTTATGGGCTACGCACGGGATATGACCCTGGACGGCTTGATGGAAGACAAACCCCAGCTGATCTGGGCTTCGCATTACCTCTGCGCATTGGCTAAGGCGCTGATGGATGATGCCGAGCTGGGCATGATGAAAAATCATTGA
- the glsB gene encoding glutaminase B: MQTLLNEILEEVRPLIGKGKVADYIPALADVPANQLGIAVYGNDGSYYCAGDALVPFSVQSISKVFSLVQAIGHSGEAIWQRLGHEPSGQPFNSLVQLEFERGRPRNPFINAGALVICDINQSRFAAPTLSMRDFVRRLSGNPHIAIDARVADSEYQFRARNAAMAYLMQSFGNFHNEVETVLRSYFSYCALQMNCLDLARAFCFLANDGFCKHSGEQILTRRQTQQVNSIMATSGLYDEAGNFAYRVGLPGKSGVGGGIVAIVPGQFTVCVWSPELNAAGNSLAGMAALELLSSRIGWSVF; encoded by the coding sequence ATGCAAACGCTGTTGAACGAGATTCTCGAAGAAGTACGTCCCTTGATCGGCAAGGGCAAAGTGGCTGACTACATTCCCGCGCTGGCCGATGTGCCGGCGAACCAGTTGGGCATCGCGGTCTATGGCAACGATGGCAGCTATTACTGTGCAGGCGACGCGCTGGTGCCGTTCTCGGTGCAGAGTATTTCCAAGGTGTTCAGCCTTGTGCAGGCGATTGGGCACTCCGGGGAAGCCATTTGGCAGCGGCTTGGCCATGAGCCTTCCGGCCAGCCGTTCAACTCGCTGGTGCAGCTGGAGTTCGAGCGTGGTCGGCCGCGTAATCCTTTTATCAATGCGGGGGCGTTGGTGATCTGCGATATCAACCAGTCGCGCTTCGCTGCACCCACGTTGTCGATGCGCGACTTCGTGCGGCGGCTATCGGGCAATCCCCATATCGCGATCGATGCCCGCGTTGCCGACTCGGAGTATCAGTTCCGCGCGCGCAACGCGGCCATGGCTTACCTGATGCAGTCGTTCGGCAACTTCCATAACGAGGTGGAGACGGTACTGCGCAGCTATTTCAGCTATTGCGCGCTGCAGATGAATTGCCTGGACCTGGCCCGGGCGTTCTGTTTCCTGGCCAATGATGGGTTCTGCAAGCACAGCGGTGAGCAGATTCTGACCCGGCGCCAGACCCAGCAGGTGAACTCGATCATGGCCACCAGCGGGTTGTATGACGAAGCAGGGAATTTCGCCTATCGGGTGGGATTGCCGGGCAAGAGTGGTGTAGGGGGTGGCATTGTGGCGATCGTGCCGGGGCAATTCACCGTGTGCGTGTGGTCGCCGGAATTGAATGCGGCGGGTAACTCCCTGGCCGGGATGGCGGCGCTCGAACTGCTCAGTTCGCGGATCGGCTGGTCGGTGTTCTGA
- a CDS encoding FadR/GntR family transcriptional regulator, with the protein MNYRQPTTRKSMHATLVQDLGVQIVSGQLAPGQKLPSEASLCEAYAISRPVFREAMRALTAKGLIEARPRVGTLVRPRHDWHMLDPDVLHWLMQATPQQEFFNMLSSVRWVIEPAAAALAATNASANDVDSIAEAYQRMEAARNHEERLQPDLDFHARIADATHNDLLAYLCNMLSMALRESVRYSNQRANFDELALPRHKAILTAIQNGDALGARHASLVQLEDARVALAKVLGQDPTS; encoded by the coding sequence ATGAACTACCGCCAACCCACCACGCGCAAGAGCATGCACGCCACCCTGGTCCAGGACCTTGGCGTACAGATCGTATCCGGCCAACTCGCACCCGGGCAAAAGCTGCCTTCCGAGGCCAGCCTGTGCGAAGCCTACGCGATCAGCCGGCCGGTGTTCCGCGAGGCGATGCGCGCCCTTACCGCCAAGGGCCTGATCGAGGCCCGCCCGCGGGTGGGTACCCTGGTTCGGCCCCGCCATGACTGGCACATGCTCGACCCGGACGTGCTGCACTGGCTGATGCAGGCCACGCCACAGCAGGAATTCTTCAACATGCTGAGCAGCGTACGCTGGGTCATCGAACCCGCCGCCGCCGCACTGGCCGCCACCAACGCCAGCGCCAACGACGTCGATTCGATCGCCGAGGCCTACCAACGCATGGAAGCCGCCCGCAACCATGAAGAGCGCCTGCAACCGGACCTGGACTTCCACGCCCGTATCGCCGACGCCACCCACAACGACCTGCTGGCCTACCTGTGCAACATGCTGTCGATGGCGCTGCGCGAGTCGGTGCGCTACTCCAACCAGCGGGCGAATTTCGACGAACTCGCCCTACCCCGCCACAAGGCGATTCTGACCGCTATCCAGAACGGTGACGCGCTGGGCGCGCGGCATGCTTCACTGGTACAGCTTGAAGATGCCCGCGTGGCCCTTGCCAAGGTACTGGGGCAAGACCCGACGAGCTGA
- a CDS encoding GGDEF domain-containing protein → MPACPLPADEALRQRTLDDMNLVDTPAEHYLDTLVRLTQDLAHVDTVLISLIDQDRQWFKARIGLEASETTRSVSFCGYAILGEDTLTVPDALCDERFVDNPLVLNAPYIRFYAGHPLRAGNGKAIGTLCMFDPRPRVLSEAQQANFRDLATLAEGYLQLRTLAQVNRDLRLEMDREQRKALLDPLTQLWNRGALSAFEAHERRLAEVNGLQLGAVYADLDHFKSINDKYGHGGGDKVLCETARRLRAALRPDDLVVRHGGEEFVAILQVKDSEELTRIAERIREQVGANPMQLPCGQLNVTLSIGCTLFAKGETLDDALERADKGLYDAKQNGRNRVVYVAPPF, encoded by the coding sequence ATGCCAGCTTGCCCCTTGCCCGCTGACGAAGCGCTGCGCCAGCGCACGCTCGACGACATGAACCTGGTCGACACGCCAGCCGAGCATTACCTGGATACCCTGGTGCGGCTCACCCAGGACCTGGCCCATGTGGACACTGTGCTTATCAGCCTGATCGACCAGGACCGACAGTGGTTCAAGGCCCGCATAGGCCTTGAGGCAAGCGAGACGACGCGCAGTGTTTCGTTCTGCGGCTACGCCATTCTCGGCGAGGACACCCTGACGGTGCCCGACGCCCTGTGCGACGAACGCTTCGTCGACAACCCGCTCGTGCTGAACGCGCCCTACATCCGCTTTTACGCCGGCCACCCCTTGCGCGCCGGCAACGGTAAAGCCATCGGTACGCTGTGCATGTTCGACCCGCGCCCGCGCGTGCTCAGCGAGGCTCAGCAAGCGAACTTCAGGGACCTGGCTACGCTCGCCGAGGGGTATCTGCAGCTGCGTACCTTGGCCCAGGTGAACCGCGATCTGCGGCTTGAAATGGATCGCGAACAACGCAAAGCCCTGCTCGACCCTTTGACACAACTGTGGAACCGCGGCGCGTTGTCGGCGTTTGAAGCGCATGAACGGCGATTGGCCGAGGTGAACGGCTTACAGCTGGGTGCGGTTTATGCCGACCTGGACCACTTCAAGTCCATCAACGACAAGTACGGCCATGGCGGTGGTGACAAGGTGCTTTGCGAAACGGCCCGTCGCCTGCGCGCGGCACTGCGCCCTGATGATTTGGTGGTGCGGCATGGGGGTGAGGAGTTTGTTGCAATTTTGCAGGTGAAGGACAGCGAAGAGCTGACCCGGATTGCTGAGCGGATTCGCGAACAGGTGGGTGCCAACCCGATGCAGTTGCCCTGTGGTCAGTTGAACGTAACCCTGAGCATCGGGTGCACCCTGTTTGCCAAGGGAGAAACGCTGGATGACGCACTGGAACGCGCTGACAAAGGGCTTTATGACGCCAAACAGAATGGACGAAACCGGGTTGTGTATGTGGCGCCGCCTTTCTGA
- a CDS encoding DEAD/DEAH box helicase: MTVHAPLTPTQEDLFHEEVWLLLPERLAINCKVLNNPVRQLASPKKRELCRLRPFSFRQIAGYEATLSSGEILKIISAKTAAQLNADLVLLVPGASEPTEIVSALERGEGRWFANALIDLGTLDTPTRKATLKAITDSWDDAFQLRESRAAKDGQAATPGLRRPQIGALHASLAHLTRSGSPATIVMPTGTGKTETMLALNVHQRFERLLVVVPNDALREQVAGKFETFGVLRRQECLSSRAEYPVVMRLSHIPTSVGEVELIFGSANVVVATMQIAGRAEAEIQECMADHASALFIDEAHHIGAPTWARFRSLFVDRELPLPIFQFTATPFREDGRRVDGEFIYTYPLKKAQVEGYFKPIRFEAVFGLDQSEADKAIAEKLGEMLQRDLNLGLNHLAMARCSTIERAKELHQIYSRRFPQHNPVLVHSNQSARERRASLAALRSFDSRIIVCVDMLGEGFDLPELKIAALHDPHKSIAVTIQFVGRFTRPDPRLGDATVIANTGVDDVDRSLAKLYAEDADWNTLVEALSSARIERQVRRAEMFRGFTGDLRDIPLQTLEPKMNAVVYRTTCEAWDPLRVEDLYSPDVFRGMKLNQQRRVAIFVTRNEEQAGWTTAQQATNVIWDLHMMHWDEEAGLLFISSSLKGPHDKLAKAICGDVARRIEGEEVFRSLHGFKRLILRNLGLTHHQGRGVRYSMYMGVDVADGLDSTKQSRIKNNVFATGFLEGMPTIRGCSVKGKFWSITPVRDLTDWVDWCQGIGRLVNDTGITTDEVFKSAMRPRLISERPAVPPVAIHWPESLVTQIEDRIEISFDGQVVPFSECDIELLSHERTGPLRFAVTSDAHVAEFEIEFNDGGASYPQRVGAEATIKIGGVVKTLSESFGEEAPQIDFGDGSLLIYSHLYALPEGVSVEPYPTDKIVDWDWSTTNIRAESQGIEKRSDSVQRRVIEYLLSDGNVYDLVFDDDGKGEVADVVTVRVTDSLVQVTLYHCKYSSADTPGARLGDLYEVCGQAQKSARWRDRPNRMFTHMLQREKRRLDKGQSSRFELGTAASLKKLKASWQDYRYEFDVRIVQPGLSRAAVNEEGLHLLAGVETYLLETRAMRLRVIGSA, encoded by the coding sequence ATGACAGTGCATGCCCCCCTTACCCCCACTCAGGAAGATCTCTTTCATGAGGAAGTATGGCTGTTGCTACCCGAGCGCTTAGCAATCAATTGCAAGGTGCTCAATAACCCAGTTCGACAGCTTGCAAGTCCAAAGAAACGAGAGCTTTGCAGGTTGCGGCCATTTTCATTTCGTCAGATTGCCGGCTATGAGGCAACGTTATCCTCTGGCGAGATCCTGAAAATTATCAGCGCTAAGACAGCAGCCCAACTCAATGCGGACTTGGTCTTGTTGGTGCCGGGAGCTTCGGAGCCCACAGAAATCGTTTCGGCGCTCGAACGGGGTGAAGGCCGTTGGTTTGCCAACGCGTTGATCGATCTGGGTACGCTCGATACACCGACTCGGAAAGCAACACTTAAAGCAATTACGGATTCATGGGACGACGCCTTTCAACTCCGCGAAAGCCGTGCAGCTAAGGATGGCCAGGCTGCTACGCCAGGGTTACGTCGTCCCCAAATTGGAGCGCTGCATGCCTCGCTCGCCCACCTCACGCGATCAGGTTCGCCTGCGACGATTGTCATGCCAACAGGTACTGGCAAGACGGAAACTATGCTAGCGCTAAATGTTCACCAGCGTTTTGAGCGATTGTTGGTTGTGGTGCCCAATGACGCGTTACGTGAGCAAGTCGCTGGAAAGTTTGAAACCTTTGGTGTGCTCAGGCGGCAAGAGTGCCTCAGCTCAAGAGCTGAGTACCCGGTAGTAATGCGTCTTTCCCACATTCCCACCTCGGTGGGTGAAGTGGAACTGATCTTTGGCAGCGCGAATGTGGTGGTAGCTACCATGCAGATTGCTGGTCGTGCCGAAGCTGAGATTCAGGAGTGTATGGCTGATCACGCATCTGCGCTCTTCATAGACGAGGCTCACCACATTGGAGCTCCGACCTGGGCGAGATTCCGCAGCCTCTTCGTCGACCGTGAACTGCCGTTACCAATTTTCCAGTTTACTGCCACTCCGTTTCGAGAGGATGGACGACGAGTCGATGGCGAGTTCATCTATACCTACCCGCTCAAGAAAGCGCAGGTAGAGGGCTACTTCAAGCCGATCCGCTTCGAGGCGGTTTTTGGTCTGGATCAATCCGAAGCAGATAAAGCGATTGCTGAAAAGCTTGGTGAGATGCTGCAACGTGATCTCAACCTTGGTCTAAACCATCTGGCTATGGCACGGTGTTCCACAATTGAACGCGCTAAGGAGCTTCATCAGATCTATAGCCGGCGGTTCCCACAACACAACCCTGTCCTTGTACACAGTAACCAGTCCGCACGGGAAAGGCGTGCAAGCCTTGCGGCGCTGCGTAGTTTCGACAGCCGGATTATTGTGTGTGTTGACATGCTGGGCGAGGGTTTCGACTTGCCGGAGCTCAAGATTGCCGCCTTGCATGACCCGCATAAAAGCATTGCGGTCACTATTCAGTTCGTGGGGCGGTTCACGCGACCAGACCCTAGGCTCGGCGATGCAACAGTAATCGCCAACACGGGCGTGGATGACGTCGACCGCTCGTTGGCGAAGCTCTATGCGGAGGATGCTGACTGGAATACGTTGGTTGAGGCGCTGAGTTCTGCACGGATCGAACGGCAGGTGCGGCGTGCCGAAATGTTTAGGGGTTTCACGGGGGATCTCCGTGACATTCCTTTGCAGACCTTGGAGCCCAAGATGAATGCTGTCGTCTATAGAACGACCTGCGAAGCCTGGGATCCGCTGCGAGTAGAGGATCTCTATTCACCTGACGTGTTCCGCGGCATGAAGCTCAATCAGCAGCGTCGAGTAGCTATATTCGTTACCCGTAATGAAGAGCAGGCTGGGTGGACTACAGCTCAGCAAGCTACCAATGTCATCTGGGATCTCCACATGATGCATTGGGATGAGGAGGCTGGACTCCTGTTCATTAGCAGTTCGTTGAAAGGTCCCCATGACAAGCTTGCCAAGGCTATCTGTGGCGATGTCGCGCGCCGAATCGAGGGTGAGGAAGTGTTTCGAAGTCTTCATGGCTTCAAACGGCTGATTTTGCGCAACCTGGGACTCACTCACCATCAGGGGCGCGGAGTGCGCTACTCGATGTACATGGGGGTTGATGTCGCAGACGGCCTCGACAGCACTAAGCAGTCCAGAATCAAGAATAATGTCTTCGCTACGGGTTTCTTGGAGGGTATGCCGACCATTCGTGGTTGCTCGGTGAAAGGTAAGTTCTGGTCGATTACTCCGGTCCGAGACCTTACCGATTGGGTGGATTGGTGTCAGGGAATTGGTCGTTTGGTGAACGATACCGGAATCACGACTGATGAAGTGTTCAAGAGTGCGATGCGACCTCGTTTAATCAGCGAGAGGCCTGCTGTTCCGCCCGTTGCTATTCACTGGCCTGAGTCGCTTGTGACGCAGATTGAGGACCGTATAGAAATCAGCTTTGATGGCCAAGTTGTCCCGTTCTCAGAATGTGATATCGAGCTTCTAAGTCATGAGAGGACTGGCCCGCTGCGATTCGCCGTAACCAGTGATGCCCATGTTGCCGAGTTTGAAATTGAGTTCAACGATGGGGGGGCCAGCTATCCACAGCGGGTGGGGGCGGAGGCCACGATCAAGATTGGCGGTGTTGTAAAAACGTTATCTGAGTCTTTCGGAGAGGAAGCGCCACAGATCGATTTTGGCGACGGATCGCTTCTGATCTACAGCCATCTTTACGCGCTACCTGAAGGCGTCTCTGTTGAGCCGTACCCAACCGACAAGATTGTTGACTGGGATTGGTCCACAACCAACATACGGGCTGAATCTCAAGGTATCGAGAAACGTTCCGATTCCGTCCAGCGTAGGGTCATCGAATACTTGCTCTCCGATGGTAACGTATATGACCTGGTTTTCGATGATGATGGGAAAGGGGAAGTCGCTGACGTGGTTACGGTGCGTGTCACTGACAGTCTGGTACAGGTCACCCTCTACCATTGCAAGTACTCGAGTGCCGATACACCAGGAGCCCGCCTCGGAGATCTCTACGAGGTCTGTGGACAAGCGCAGAAATCTGCTCGATGGCGTGATCGACCTAATCGCATGTTCACTCACATGCTGCAACGAGAGAAACGTCGCCTCGACAAGGGACAGAGCTCTCGCTTCGAGCTGGGAACCGCTGCATCGCTCAAGAAACTGAAGGCGAGCTGGCAAGACTATCGCTATGAGTTTGATGTTCGCATCGTGCAGCCAGGGTTATCGCGAGCGGCAGTTAACGAAGAGGGCTTGCATCTGCTGGCTGGTGTTGAAACGTATCTTTTAGAAACCCGCGCGATGAGATTGCGGGTAATTGGCAGTGCTTGA
- a CDS encoding HD domain-containing protein → MNIEAFAPFQRLATDLLKYLPADQPDGSHDLSHIHRVWVNAQRIQRVEGGDLEVLLAATVLHDCVAVEKNSPLRGQASTLSAQRAASILADMGWPLQRIEQVAHAVKTHSYSAGFEPLTLEARILQDSDRLDAIGAVGIARCFYVSGRMGSALYDFENPAAWGREYQDKAYAVEHFHTKLLKLASGFKTAEGARLAAERHARLEAYLADFMDEIGAIGPDKPF, encoded by the coding sequence ATGAATATCGAAGCTTTTGCCCCTTTCCAGCGCCTCGCCACTGACCTGTTGAAGTACCTACCGGCTGACCAGCCAGATGGCTCCCACGACCTGTCCCACATCCATCGCGTATGGGTCAACGCGCAACGGATACAGCGCGTAGAAGGCGGCGACCTGGAAGTGCTGCTTGCAGCGACTGTGCTGCATGATTGTGTCGCAGTAGAAAAGAACTCGCCCTTGCGTGGGCAGGCGTCAACGCTGTCCGCACAAAGAGCGGCGTCAATCCTGGCTGATATGGGCTGGCCCTTGCAGCGCATCGAGCAGGTGGCGCATGCAGTCAAAACCCACAGCTACTCGGCTGGCTTCGAACCACTCACCCTTGAGGCCAGGATTCTTCAGGACAGCGATCGCCTGGACGCCATAGGTGCAGTGGGTATCGCCCGGTGTTTTTACGTTTCCGGGCGAATGGGGTCGGCGCTGTACGATTTCGAGAACCCCGCGGCGTGGGGGAGGGAGTATCAGGACAAGGCGTATGCGGTCGAGCACTTTCATACCAAGCTGCTCAAGCTTGCGTCAGGGTTTAAAACTGCTGAAGGGGCTCGACTGGCTGCTGAACGCCATGCTCGGCTTGAAGCTTATCTTGCAGATTTTATGGATGAGATCGGGGCGATCGGGCCCGACAAGCCTTTCTGA